The DNA window TGGGTAGCAACTTCTTCTTTTGGACCACTCAAGTCAATATAAGGCGCATTATGTGCCTGAAAGACTCTAAATTCATGACCTAAAGTAACATCAACGCTTACGCCACTAATTTTACTTTGCTCAGGCCTTGGCTCTATCGAAATTCGACCATCATCTAAGTATTTTTCAATATCTGTATCACACAGGCGCATGTTTTCTCTCTTTAATAAGTGCAGTGTTATACCAATTGCATTAAATAAGTGATCAATTATTTCGCTGGGAAAATTGACAATAACAAGGCGTTAATTACCGTAACTAGTTATTCTAATTACAAAATTAACAACTCTGTTAGAGTCTGTTTTACCAGAAAGAGTGATCATCTATTTATTGTGGTTGGTATTAATTATAGTGCTTTTCGCGTTGATACTAAGACATTTAGTTGTTTAATAACTGGCAAATTTTTGCTTTTAATGTATCAATCGCGAAGCGGTTTTTACCACCACGCGGTACAATAAGATCCGCATATTGTTTTGATGGTTCAATGAACTGTAAGAACATTGGACGAACCGTGTCATTGTATTGTTCAATTACCGATTCCATTGTTCTGCCACGTTCAGCAACATCACGCTGTAAACGACGGATAAAACAAATGTCTAACGGTGTTTCCATAAATACACTTGCGTGAATTATGTTACGGATATTTGGATCTGTCAGTAACAAAATACCTTCTAAGATGATCACTTTCTTGGGTGTCAATTTAGTTGCTTCAGCCATACGCGTATGTTCTGTATAGCTATACGTAGGTATTTCTACTGCCTTGCCGTCACTTAAACCCTGTAAATGACTGCACAATAACTTATGATCCATCGCTTGTGGATGGTCATAATTTGTTTTAACTCGCTCTTCCATCTCGAGGTGACTTTGATCACGGTAATAACAATCTTCGGTAATGACTGCAATTTGTGATTCACCAAATTCAGCAACAAGCTCATTATAGATTGTTGACGAAAGTAAGCTTTTACCAGATGCAGAAGCACCTGCGATTGCGATGATCACACAAGAGTTAGATGTATTATTCATTTATAAAATGATCCGTTAGGGTTTAAGACTTCGTTATTATAGAAATTTATAGTCTGTCATTCTAGAGTAAACCGAAAAATACCTATATTAAGTTATAATTAATCTACATTAAGTCACAATATACCCATATTAAGTTAACCTAATTGGGATTTCTGTTGATATTGTGTGCGTTTGAAAAAACATTTTACTAACAATATCATTTGCTAACTGCGCATAAATTGCTGAAAATGCAGAATCAGGTCGTGCCGCAACCGTTGGGGTACCCGCATCAATATCCGCACGCAGGTCAATATGTAACGGTAATTGAGCAACACATTCAGTGTCAAAACGAGCCGCCATTTTAACCACACCACCCGTACCAAAAATAGCTTCTTCGTGACCGCAGTTGCTGCAGATATGCGTACTCATGTTTTCGACAACAC is part of the Moritella viscosa genome and encodes:
- the udk gene encoding uridine kinase encodes the protein MNNTSNSCVIIAIAGASASGKSLLSSTIYNELVAEFGESQIAVITEDCYYRDQSHLEMEERVKTNYDHPQAMDHKLLCSHLQGLSDGKAVEIPTYSYTEHTRMAEATKLTPKKVIILEGILLLTDPNIRNIIHASVFMETPLDICFIRRLQRDVAERGRTMESVIEQYNDTVRPMFLQFIEPSKQYADLIVPRGGKNRFAIDTLKAKICQLLNN